In Trichoderma breve strain T069 chromosome 4, whole genome shotgun sequence, the following proteins share a genomic window:
- a CDS encoding protein kinase domain-containing protein, giving the protein MQHHAPYGYPTPPASPAYDNPKCNVQQPFATRTFQPRCVPLAPEQRLGRLLEGKLQLTDILGTGAYGVVYTALDINTGARYAVKCLSKYNADGTPLERRQIAYQQREIRLHYHASAHPNVVSMLKIVDDPDCIYVILEYCPEGDLFLNITERGQYVGKDELSKKVFLQILDAVEHCHNLGIYHRDLKPENILVTDNGETVKLADFGLATSEDRSEDYGCGSTFYMSPECLDPSARKPYYMCAPNDVWSLGVILVNLTCGRNPWKQASFQDSTYRAYVRSQDFLKTILPLTDELNDILGRIFNPNPEHRVTLSELRNRIIACSQFTVPAVPTMTLPTPTSTQDQYVSNEDAIVDDYDCDSPLSPVSTSSNEGSLISSVSTIDDFDNDDEDEDFMADQQDLPREYIPQTYEPEEFCEQQQQQPVYHGHEFVPQQYTGPVPVPVLHAPIVPVPVVAAPIQHLPCQQVPVPIQAPIPVQPACQPKSFFPLWEVVKYVQQVPMMQHPVPFHQQVSFLSSLPGCY; this is encoded by the exons ATGCAGCACCATGCCCCGTATGGATATCCCACTCCCCCGGCCTCTCCCGCGTACGACAACCCCAAGTGCAACGTCCAACAGCCCTTTGCGACACGCACTTTCCAGCCCCGATGTGTACCCCTTGCCCCAGAGCAGCGTTTAGGACGTCTTCTCGAGGGTAAGCTCCAGCTAACAGATATCCTTGGTACCGGCGCATATGGCGTCGTCTACACTGCCCTGGATATCAATACTGGAGCTCGGTATGCTGTAAAGTGCCTGAGCAAGTACAATGCCGACGGAACACCACTGGAACGCCGCCAGATTGCCTACCAGCAGCGAGAGATTCGCCTGCACTACCACGCATCGGCGCACCCTAACGTGGTGTCCATGTTGAAGATTGTCGATGACCCTGACTGCATCTATGTTATTCTAGAGTACTGCCCTGAGGGTGACCTCTTCTTGAATATCACTGAGCGCGGCCAGTACGTTGGTAAGGATGAACTCTCTAAGAAGGTGTTCCTTCAGATCCTGGATGCCGTTGAGCACTGCCACAACTTGGGCATCTACCACCGGGACCTCAAGCCTGAGAACATTCTCGTCACCGACAATGGAGAGACCGTCAAGCTGGCCGACTTTGGACTTGCTACCAGTGAGGACCGCTCCGAGGACTACGGATGCGGCTCAACCTTTTACATGAGCCCAG AGTGCTTGGACCCTTCCGCGAGAAAGCCCTACTACATGTGTGCCCCCAATGATGTCTGGAGTCTGGGAGTCATCCTAGTTAACTTGACTTGCGGACGCAACCCATGGAAGCAGGCTTCCTTTCAAGACTCCACCTACCGCGCATATGTTCGCTCCCAGGACTTTCTTAAGACTATCCTCCCGTTGACTGACGAGCTCAATGACATTTTGGGCCGCATCTTCAATCCCAACCCCGAGCACCGGGTGACTCTCTCTGAGCTGCGTAACAGGATCATTGCTTGTTCCCAGTTCACCGTGCCAGCAGTGCCCACCATGACTCTGCCCACGCCCACCTCTACCCAAGACCAATACGTTTCCAACGAGGACGCCATAGTCGATGACTATGACTGCGACTCGCCCCTCTCGCCTGTTTCGACGTCGTCCAATGAAGGCTCGCTCATCTCGAGCGTGTCGACCATTGATGACTTTGAcaacgatgatgaggatgaagacttCATGGCAGACCAGCAGGACTTGCCTCGGGAGTACATTCCCCAAACCTACGAGCCAGAGGAATTttgcgagcagcagcagcagcagcccgtGTATCACGGCCACGAGTTCGTTCCACAGCAGTACACTGGCCCTGTACCCGTGCCTGTTCTGCATGCTCCCATTGTTCCCGTTCCTGTGGTGGCAGCGCCCATACAACATCTGCCCTGCCAGCAAGTCCCGGTTCCTATTCAGGCACCTATTCCTGTGCAGCCTGCTTGCCAACCCAAATCCTTCTTCCCTCTATGGGAAGTGGTCAAATACGTTCAGCAGGTGCCAATGATGCAGCACCCTGTGCCTTTTCACCAACAGGTGTCTTTCTTATCATCCCTTCCTGGCTGCTACTAA
- a CDS encoding major facilitator superfamily domain-containing protein, protein MASSHARSSSNDFTSTVLLDPIRPRKTQDQPDGTWLPDERSIPTLDEVDDVISHSSYDFESQRPLTPATPMEKTQAKTSSGPVTWMSLPRKDQLLILFLSRFVDFLQVASLQAYVFYQLKAFDDSLSDAQISQQAGVLQGCFTGAQVMTAILWGKAADASWCGRKWVLVIGLAGTAISCLGYGFATTFFWAAFWRVFGGAINGTVGIIRTMIAEITKEKKYQSRAFLILPMSFNVAGILGPIMGGMLADSSKTLPGLFGDKAVFGFQWIRDYPYALPSLINAASLSIVTVIVFLFLEETSRSRQHKFDLGLHFGSWIKAIIFGSHQTDDYARVPAWEDRAMENFQDKHIPAEKPAPSLNRLPFRRLWTRNVLFTLLTGAFYDFHLGAFGNMWSLFLSTPRYLNPQKRSSEGSEHLRRYLPLLFTGGLGMPASTVGVATSFLGSLGMLLQVTLYPPVQARLGTMRSFQWFLFLFPVAYFVAPYLSILPSWSQPPEPASGGFIWVGIIVVLFLQVMARTFTLPASIILLNNCSPHPSVLGTIHGLGQSVSALFRTVGPVIGGWWYGYGLDIGMVAWGWWGVAAMSALACGTAMGMHDGSGHEVFLEGEMDEME, encoded by the exons ATGGCGTCTTCGCATGCCAGGTCCTCCAGCAACGATTTTACCTCGACCGTGCTTCTAGACCCCATCCGACCACGAAAGACACAAGATCAGCCAGATGGAACATGGCTTCCAGATGAACGGTCGATCCCAACTCTCGACGAGGTAGACGATGTCATCAGCCACTCCAGCTATGACTTTGAGTCGCAGCGGCCGCTCACTCCAGCGACACCCATGGAGAAGACGCAGGCCAAAACTTCCTCGGGTCCAGTGACATGGATGTCTCTTCCTCGAAAAGACCAGCTcctcattctcttcctctcacGATTTGTCGATTTCCTGCAGGTCGCGTCTCTCCAGGCATACGTCTTTTATCAACTCAAAGCCTTTGACGACTCTCTTTCAGATGCCCAAATTTCTCAGCAGGCGGGAGTCCTTCAGGGATGCTTCACTGGTGCCCAGGTGATGACGGCCATTCTATGGggcaaggctgctgatgcAAGTTGGTGTGGTCGTAAGTGGGTGCTGGTAATTGGACTTGCTGGGACGGCGATATCGTGTCTGGGCTATGGCTTTGCGACGACTTTCTTTTGGGCGGCGTTTTGGAGGGTTTTTGGCGGTGCTATCAACGGGACCGTGGGTATAAT TCGAACAATGATTGCCGAAATcacaaaggagaaaaagtaCCAATCTCGAGCATTTCTGATTCTCCCCATGAGTTTCAACGTGGCGGGAATCTTAGGCCCAA TCATGGGAGGAATGTTGGCCGACTCAAGCAAGACGCTTCCTGGTTTGTTTGGAGACAAGGCCGTCTTTGGGTTTCAGTGGATACGAGACTATCCGTACGCATTGCCTAGTCTCATCAATGCTGCCAGCTTGTCTATTGTGACAGTGATagtatttctcttcttggagGAG ACATCAAGATCACGACAACACAAGTTTGACCTTGGCCTCCACTTTGGGTCTTGGATTAAAGCCATCATTTTCGGTAGCCATCAAACCGACGATTATGCTCGCGTTCCTGCCTGGGAAGATCGTGCCATGGAGAATTTCCAAGACAAGCATATCCCAGCAGAGAAGCCTGCACCGTCCCTAAACCGGCTTCCCTTCCGCCGACTTTGGACGCGAAACGTCTTGTTTACGCTGCTGACTGGCGCCTTTTATGACTTCCATCTCGGTGCCTTTGGCAATATGTGGTCGTTGTTCTTGTCGACACCTCGATATCTTAACCCacagaagagaagctcagaGGGATCTGAACATTTGCGCCGATATCTCCCTCTTTTGTTCACCGGTGGACTGGGAATGCCTGCGTCGACAGTTGGCGTTGCGACGTCTTTTCTAGGATCGCtggggatgctgctgcaagtgACTTTATATCCTCCCGTCCAAGCCCGTCTCGGCACGATGAGATCCTTTCAGTGGTTCCTGTTTCTCTTCCCAGTTGCATACTTTGTCGCCCCCTACCTCTCAATTCTACCTTCTTGGTCTCAGCCTCCTGAGCCCGCGTCGGGAGGCTTCATCTGGGTTGGAATCATCGTTGTCCTGTTTCTCCAGGTAATGGCGCGCACATTCACACTCCCAGCGAGCATCATCTTGCTCAACAACTGCAGCCCGCACCCGAGCGTTCTAGGCACCATTCACGGCTTAGGACAGAGCGTATCTGCGCTGTTCCGGACAGTCGGGCCCGTGATTGGAGGCTGGTGGTACGGCTACGGCCTGGATATCGGCATGGTGGCCTGGGGTTGGTGGGGAGTTGCAGCCATGTCGGCTTTGGCGTGTGGGACTGCGATGGGAATGCATGACGGTAGTGGACATGAGGTTTTCTTGgagggagagatggatgagatggagtAA
- a CDS encoding ADP-ribosylglycohydrolase domain-containing protein, producing the protein MTTLLPLSQHALEALARETMHDRIVGCLFGSALGDAIGLYTEFLSGETARLSYLSQKFTLCPRSEATPFRRDAHRDPNVPGEWTDDTDHAMCILLSYLHSDGKEMSTKDFASRLHIWVRMGLRALDTLPLGLGRTVGSIVRSKTFLEYPEETARIHWRNANCELAPNGSIMRTHPLGLMCIHKSLDETFQIAADYSVITHADPRCIISCALGTALIRGLLRQEIYNEEHIDDIVNKAIEWFPTYRLRQIEKDSSCKGDPELDLEELNRHVKVGNLTELELDDMYKIGYTYKTFGSGIHLLRLAMRALAAPESRLSAQKTIFEPLITNLIMQGGDADTNACFAGALLGAYLGYKVLPPHWRDGLVHGEWLMKKAEGLSILLGIGQGSYSGVQDKDTAPDGGRGWLTESQMDEKVMLLQADMVKRAQERDQQEKVEKRQRAKRTSWLGGFGGRAQ; encoded by the coding sequence ATGACGACGTTATTGCCACTATCACAACATGCTCTCGAAGCACTGGCTAGAGAGACGATGCATGATCGCATCGTCGGCTGTCTTTTCGGATCAGCCCTGGGCGATGCCATAGGGCTATACACAGAGTTCCTCTCCGGAGAAACAGCTCGCCTCTCATATCTATCCCAAAAATTCACTCTTTGTCCTCGATCTGAAGCCACTCCCTTTCGTCGAGACGCGCATCGCGACCCCAACGTGCCAGGAGAATGGACAGACGACACCGATCACGCCATGTGTATCTTGCTGTCGTATCTCCATTCAGACGGCAAGGAAATGAGCACCAAAGACTTTGCATCTCGCCTACACATTTGGGTCAGAATGGGGCTCCGCGCGCTGGATACATTGCCATTGGGCTTGGGCCGAACTGTTGGTTCCATTGTGAGGAGCAAGACGTTCCTGGAATATCCGGAAGAGACTGCGAGGATACACTGGCGGAATGCCAATTGCGAACTTGCGCCCAATGGAAGCATCATGAGAACACATCCGCTAGGCCTCATGTGCATTCACAAATCACTCGACGAAACGTTCCAGATTGCTGCCGACTACTCTGTTATTACACATGCCGACCCACGGTGCATCATTTCATGTGCCCTCGGAACGGCACTGATCAGGGGACTGTTACGGCAGGAGATATACAACGAAGAACACATTGACGATATTGtcaacaaggccatcgagTGGTTTCCCACGTATCGGCTGCGCCAAATAGAAAAGGACTCCAGCTGCAAGGGGGATCCAGagctggatctggaagaGCTCAACAGACATGTCAAAGTCGGCAATCTCACTGAGCTTGAGCTCGACGACATGTACAAAATCGGATACACATACAAGACTTTTGGCTCTGGCAtccacctcctccgcctTGCCATGAGAGCCCTCGCAGCTCCTGAGAGCCGTCTTTCAGCACAGAAAACCATCTTCGAGCCGCTCATCACCAATCTCATTATGCAAGGCGGCGACGCCGATACGAACGCTTGCTTTGCGGGCGCTCTTCTTGGCGCGTATCTGGGCTACAAAGTCCTGCCGCCGCACTGGAGAGACGGATTGGTGCATGGCGAGTGGTTGATGAAAAAAGCAGAGGGGCTGAGTATCTTGCTGGGAATCGGCCAAGGAAGTTATAGTGGTGTTCAAGACAAGGATACGGCGCCGGATGGAGGCAGAGGATGGCTGACGGAGAGCCAGATGGACGAGAAGGTGATGCTGTTACAGGCTGATATGGTTAAGAGAGCGCAAGAAAGGGATCAGCAAGAGAAGGttgagaagagacaaagggCAAAGAGAACGTCATGGCTGGGAGGGTTTGGTGGACGGGCGCAATGA
- a CDS encoding beta-lactamase domain-containing protein: MLTLQSFLVAIAALGSGSLAQTDQTLLGPSFEPPTHLSTQALIQEAASSIQKSLNRAIRTGKSRYGNFNSSTTSFSLTAVSQQEPAPIIDFHHTSGFLNVSAGSTSKVTADTVYRIGSVSKLFTVYSLLLNNGISYWNRPITDFVPELRQAVQHPLYKSSVIDSVQWDQVTVGALASQLSGMGRDYNSGDLSVQDFPAKEAGLPPLPPQDIPTCGINDGQLPCPRKEYFAGLVQRHPVFPLYSKSMYSNAAYRILAYMLEEITGKSYDEVVRNDVFQPLGMKHSSSLPPSHNGAGVIPDGDAGWDRVYGDEVATGGLLSSTNDLVKFGRAIFANKQLSSMETLRWMKPASLTSSQSISVGAPWEIVRTQSDITTGRIVDLYTKSGGVGAYNSLLILIPDYQVTLAILAAGPDSAAALQVATEIAIQTLVPALEKAAKAESCRKHCGKYAPAGAENNSSSLVLTVDDGPGLLLKEWIHQGHDIIAAGQAYANATRGGRINAVRLFPTGLQTGSEAAYRALFETIPYQYNPSVHMVFDPTAGMWGTPDQLMYGGIAADDFVFHLDAGGSSAAVQPRVLREVYNRV; this comes from the exons ATGTTGACCCTACAGTCGTTTCTAGTCGCAATTGCAGCACTGGGCTCCGGCTCACTTGCGCAAACGGACCAGACACTGCTAGGGCCTTCTTTCGAACCACCAACTCATCTTTCAACTCAGGCATTGATTCAAGAGGCTGCTTCAAGTATTCAAAAGTCACTGAACCGCGCCATTCGCACCGGGAAAAGCCGATATGGCAACTTCAACAGCAGCACGACATCTTTTTCCTTGACTGCCGTTTCGCAGCAAGAGCCTGCCCCGATCATCGACTTCCATCACACGTCTGGCTTTCTCAATGTATCTGCTGGAAGCACGTCAAAGGTGACAGCCGATACAGTCTATCGAATTGGCAGCGTGTCAAAACTATTCACCGTTTACTCTCTGCTTCTGAACAATGGTATCAGCTACTGGAACCGTCCTATCACGGACTTTGTACCAGAACTACGCCAAGCTGTACAGCATCCGTTATACAAATCGTCGGTTATCGATTCTGTTCAATGGGACCAAGTCACGGTTGGTGCTCTTGCATCACAGCTCTCTGGTATGGGAAGAGATT ATAATTCGGGAGACTTGTCGGTTCAAGATTTCCCCGCGAAAGAGGCCGGAttgcctcctctccctcctcaaGACATTCCTACTTGCGGCATAAATGATGGCCAGCTACCATGTCCTCGCAAAG AATATTTTGCAGGTCTTGTTCAAAGACATCCCGTTTTCCCATTATACTCAAAGTCCATGTATTCCAACGCAGCTTATAGGATTCTCGCATACATGCTCGAAGAAATTACCGGCAAGTCGTACGACGAAGTAGTCAGGAATGACGTTTTTCAGCCTCTAGGCATGAAGCATTCAAGCTCGCTGCCACCATCTCACAATGGAGCTGGAGTGATTCCTGATGGAGATGCGGGATGGGACAGAGTTTACGGCGATGAGGTTGC CACTGGCGGCCTCCTTTCTTCAACAAACGACTTGGTAAAGTTTGGGCGCGCCATATTTGCCAACAAGCAACTCAGTTCCATGGAGACGCTTCGCTGGATGAAGCCGGCCTCCTTGACATCTTCACAATCTATCTCTGTCGGCGCGCCATGGGAAATCGTACGAACTCAGAGTGACATCACGACCGGCCGAATTGTCGATCTCTATACCAAATCTGGCGGCGTCGGCGCCTACAATTCCTTGCTTATCCTCATACCCGACTATCAAGTCACCTTGGCCATTCTCGCCGCTGGGCCCGACAGTGCTGCAGCATTGCAAGTTGCCACCGAGATCGCGATTCAAACACTTGTCCCCGCCCTggagaaggcagcaaaagcagagtCATGTCGCAAGCATTGCGGAAAGTACGCACCGGCAGGCGCCGAGAATAATTCATCATCCCTCGTCCTCACTGTCGACGATGGACCTGGCCTGCTACTCAAGGAGTGGATTCACCAGGGCCACGACATCATTGCCGCCGGACAAGCTTACGCGAACGCTACACGCGGCGGCCGTATCAATGCTGTGAGACTGTTTCCAACAGGTCTGCAGACGGGGAGCGAGGCTGCGTATCGGGCGCTGTTCGAGACGATTCCATACCAATACAATCCGTCAGTCCATATGGTGTTTGACCCGACAGCAGGGATGTGGGGGACGCCGGATCAGCTCATGTATGGGGGGATTGCGGCAGACGATTTTGTGTTTCATCTTGACGCCGGGGGAAGTTCAGCTGCAGTTCAGCCGCGAGTGTTGAGAGAGGTCTACAACAGAGTATGA
- a CDS encoding cytochrome p450 domain-containing protein, giving the protein MKSVKDRNLVEIPKPKGLPVIGNLHNIDLDSPLFSLIELIEPLGPICQLTFGSELNIFVSSIELLNELCDESRFHKIVTAELEKLRYVVHDALFTARNEERNWEIAHRILMPVFGTIKIREMFPEMKDLAQQLCLKWARYGEEYVIDVTADFTRLTLDTLALCTMGFRFNSFHNGSVLHPFVDSMVRTLKEASVQAALPGFIQSFRKRSWRRYEKDTAFMRKLCQDIIDKRKGQTDTDSHDLLAALLGGRDPKTGEGLSDDSIIDNMLTFLIAGHETTSGLLSFALYYLLANPHTMEKARQEVDEVSQGSPITVEHLSKLPYLNAVLKETLRLQPTAPGFILAADKDEIIGGKYLIPANVPIGVLLHMVHQDKAVYGEDVAEFKPERMLDENFNKLPPNSWKPFGNGMRGCIGRAFATQEALLIVAMLLQNFTFEMADPGYKLKVKETLTVKPDNFRMRAKLRRGGTATEFQRELQSVGSVNAKTSSTPSVVSAQAAGGDKKPLTILYGSNSGTCEALAYRLASDATLHGFHARKIAPLNAARDNLPKSEPVIILAASYDGLPSDNAEEFFDWLNTAEKDSLKGVSYAVFGCGHRDWVATFQRIPILIDDLLQKAGAERFATRGLADSAVMDLFVELEKWTTDSIWPAISQKDGKADNDGEGQLINSLLKVEFSEPRQLQQYSQLVEATVMESRSLTTPSAIGQKVHIDIQLPSGVSYHPGDHLLVLPVNPMRNVKRVLSRFHLTWDTIVRASGNDSVRIPVETAMTVHELLSSYFELAQPATPRDIRVLAAAAEDEATKNLLNNLANTSYLEDIQEKKTSLLDLLEKFPEIPIGFGTYLTLLPSLRLRDLIHVATRPVKGIFQMPTDLSKAPTIMIAAGAGLAPFRGFIQERAYQQQNGVQLAPAALFFGCRSSHDDLYRDELDAFESSGVVRVFRAYSREDVGSKPNTRKGYVQDSIQAEKDAFVQLWNAGAKIYVCGSVRMASQVKDLVANLVYTAGPMDAQKEFTPQEWFKRFEKTRYAAEIFT; this is encoded by the exons ATGAAGTCTGTCAAGGATAGGAATTTGGTCGAGATTCCAAAGCCCAAAG GCCTCCCGGTGATTGGCAATCTACACAATATTGATCTCGATTCGCCGCTGTTCTCATTGATAGAGCTGATTGAACCATTGGGGCCCATCTGCCAGCTCACATTTGGCAGCGAGCTCAACATCTTTGTGTCAAGCATTGAGCTATTGAATGAGCTCTGCGACGAGTCAAGGTTCCACAAAATCGTCACAGCAGAGCTAGAGAAGCTGCGCTATGTCGTCCACGACGCGCTGTTCACCGCGAGGAACGAGGAGCGCAATTGGGAAATCGCTCACAGGATTCTAATGCCGGTTTTTGGCACGATCAAGATTCGTGAAATGTTCCCGGAAATGAAGGATCTCGCTCAGCAATTGTGCTTGAAATG GGCTCGCTATGGCGAAGAGTACGTGATCGATGTTACAGCCGACTTCACTCGACTCACCCTGGATACGCTTGCGCTGTGCACCATGGGCTTCAGATTCAATAGTTTCCACAACGGATCAGTCCTGCACCCCTTTGTCGACAGCATGGTGAGAACGTTGAAAGAAGCCAGTGTTCAAGCCGCTTTGCCAGGCTTTATCCAATCCTTCCGAAAGAGGTCCTGGCGTCGGTACGAGAAAGACACAGCCTTTATGAGAAAACTATGTCAAGACATCATTGATAAACGAAAGGGCCAGACGGACACAGACTCCCACGATCTGTTGGCGGCGCTCCTGGGAGGTCGTGACCCCAAGACTGGCGAGGGCCTGTCTGACGATTCCATCATTGACAATATGCTCACGTTTCTTATTGCTGGCCACGAGACTACTTCAGGACTCCTATCGTTTGCCTTGTACTACTTGCTGGCTAATCCCCATACGATGGAAAAGGCGCGCCAAGAGGTTGACGAAGTCAGCCAAGGCTCCCCAATCACGGTCGAGCACCTTTCCAAACTGCCATATCTCAATGCAGTTCTCAAGGAGACGCTCCGTCTTCAGCCCACAGCTCCtggcttcatcttggccgcAGACAAAGACGAAATCATTGGCGGCAAGTATCTCATCCCAGCGAATGTTCCCATCGGGGTTCTGCTTCACATGGTCCATCAAGACAAGGCCGTTTACGGCGAGGACGTCGCCGAGTTTAAGCCGGAGAGAATGCTGGACGAGAACTTCAATAAGCTGCCGCCCAATTCCTGGAAACCATTCGGCAATGGAATGAGGGGATGCATAGGTAGAGCTTTTGCAACCCAAGAAGCACTTTTGATTgtggcgatgctgctgcaaaactTTACATTTGAGATGGCGGATCCTGGTTATAAGCTTAAAGTTAAAGAAACTCTGACAGTCAAGCCAGACAACTTTCGGATGAGGGCCAAGCTCAGGCGTGGCGGCACTGCCACGGAGTTTCAGCGTGAATTACAGTCAGTGGGTTCAGTTAACGCCAAGACGAGCTCGACTCCCTCCGTTGTATCAGCACAGGCCGCCGGAGGTGACAAGAAGCCGCTTACGATTCTCTATGGATCCAACAGTGGCACATGTGAGGCTTTGGCATATAGACTAGCATCTGATGCCACTCTCCACGGATTCCATGCTCGGAAGATTGCACCCTTGAACGCAGCCCGTGACAACCTCCCCAAATCAGAACCAGTCATCATTCTTGCCGCGTCCTATGATGGTTTGCCGTCGGACAATGCCGAAGAATTCTTTGACTGGCTAAACACAGCTGAGAAGGACTCTTTGAAAGGAGTTTCATATGCAGTTTTTGGCTGTGGACATCGGGACTGGGTTGCAACGTTTCAGCGAATTCCCATCCTCATCGACGATCTTCTGCAAAAGGCTGGTGCCGAACGATTTGCGACTAGAGGTCTTGCAGACTCGGCGGTGATGGATCTCTTTGTAGAACTCGAAAAATGGACCACCGACTCCATTTGGCCAGCTATTTCTcagaaagatggaaaagcGGATAATGATGGAGAAGGCCAATTGATCAACTCGCTGCTCAAAGTCGAGTTTTCTGAGCCGCGCCAGCTGCAACAATATTCTCAGCTGGTAGAGGCAACGGTGATGGAATCACGGAGTCTGACGACACCCTCTGCTATTGGCCAGAAGGTGCACATCGACATACAGCTCCCTTCAGGGGTGTCGTACCATCCTGGCGACCATCTTCTTGTGCTGCCTGTAAATCCAATGAGGAACGTCAAGCGTGTTCTATCGCGTTTTCACTTGACGTGGGACACTATCGTGCGGGCATCTGGAAATGACTCTGTTCGCATACCGGTCGAGACGGCCATGACGGTGCACGAGCTGCTGAGTTCTTACTTTGAGCTGGCTCAGCCGGCGACGCCGAGG GACATTCGAGTCcttgcggctgcggctgaggaCGAAGCGACTAAGAACCTCCTTAACAACCTTGCAAACACCTCCTACCTTGAAGATattcaagaaaagaaaacctcCCTGCTCGATCTGCTGGAGAAATTTCCAGAGATACCCATCGGCTTCGGTACCTACCTGACTCTTTTGCCATCCCTCCGCCTAC GGGATCTGATTCACGTGGCCACGCGCCCAGTCAAAGGCATTTTCCAGATGCCCACCGACTTGTCCAAAGCACCAACCATTATGATTGCAGCAGGAGCTGGTCTTGCCCCGTTTAGGGGATTCATCCAAGAGCGAGCTTACCAGCAGCAAAACGGAGTTCAACTAGCACCAGCCGCTTTGTTCTTCGGATGCAGATCGTCACATGATGATTTGTATCGTGACGAGCTTGATGCTTTCGAATCGTCAGGAGTCGTTCGCGTGTTCCGCGCCTACAGCAGAGAAGACGTGGGCTCTAAACCCAATACCAGGAAAGGATACGTCCAGGATAGCATACAGGCGGAAAAGGATGCGTTTGTCCAGCTGTGGAATGCTGGAGCAAAGATTTATGTCTGCGGAAGTGTGAGAATGGCCTCGCAAGTCAAGGATTTGGTAGCGAATCTGGTGTACACAGCTGGGCCGATGGATGCCCAAAAGGAATTCACGCCGCAGGAATGGTTCAAGCGCTTTGAGAAGACGCGGTATGCCGCAGAGATTTTCACCTAG
- a CDS encoding methyltransferase domain-containing protein, translated as MSKTEGATYTHGHHASVLRSHTWRTAANSAAYILPYLKPDMKILDVGCGPGTITVDLAANHVPQGHITGLENAAGVLVQARDLAKEKGVTNVDFVEGDANALTYADDTFDVVLCHQVLQHVKDPVGILREMRRVAKTGGIVAARESDFGGFIWYPEVDGMDDWLAFYSANARSNGGEPNAGRRLHTWAKQAGFSPEAITNGSSTWCYSTETEIAWWSGLWAERTVASSFAKTAIENGTGTKERLDKAAEAWKRWGKEEEAWFSVLHGEIICRK; from the coding sequence ATGTCCAAGACTGAAGGCGCCACTTACACGCATGGCCACCATGCCTCTGTTCTCCGTTCTCACACTTGGCGCACTGCGGCCAACTCGGCAGCCTACATTCTGCCTTATCTTAAGCCTGACATGAAGATTCTCGACGTCGGCTGTGGCCCTGGAACAATCACTGTTGATCTGGCTGCCAACCATGTGCCGCAGGGCCACATCACGGGGCTGGAGAATGCCGCCGGAGTGCTAGTGCAAGCTCGCGATCTCGCCAAGGAGAAGGGCGTAACAAACGTGGATTTCGTCGAGGGCGATGCTAATGCTCTCACATATGCGGACGACACGTTTGACGTCGTTCTCTGCCACCAGGTGCTTCAACACGTCAAGGATCCAGTGGGCATTCTGCGGGAGATGCGCCGAGTGGCCAAGACGGGCGGCATCGTCGCTGCCAGAGAATCCGACTTTGGAGGCTTCATCTGGTACCCCGAAGTCGACGGCATGGACGACTGGCTGGCATTCTACTCAGCCAACGCGCGATCCAACGGCGGCGAGCCCAATGCCGGCCGCCGCCTGCATACCTGGGCCAAGCAGGCGGGCTTCTCGCctgaggccatcaccaacggCTCAAGCACCTGGTGCTACAGCACAGAGACGGAGATTGCCTGGTGGAGCGGACTGTGGGCAGAGAGGACGGTGGCCTCGTCGTTTGCGAAGACGGCGATTGAAAATGGGACGGGCACCAAGGAGAGGCTGGACAAGGCGGCTGAGGCGTGGAAGCGATGgggcaaggaggaggaggcgtgGTTTTCGGTTCTGCACGGAGAGATTATATGCCGCAAGTGA